The following are encoded in a window of Manihot esculenta cultivar AM560-2 chromosome 8, M.esculenta_v8, whole genome shotgun sequence genomic DNA:
- the LOC110620264 gene encoding uncharacterized protein LOC110620264 — MDFDFQKNRVQILIFIVGIVALSITADKCRQLVGEDSSSQSGKFTIFNCFDMSTGTLACAVKEGVKLYFYNIRSSHVEKARTRAIEHALLDALGQGMSAKDAAKQAQTEGAKAAKLAIRQARRIIGPIVSSGWDFFEAVYYGGTITEGFLRGSGTLFGAYTGGFLGEAKLGRPGYLVGSHLGSWVGGRIGLMVYDVVNGVHLLLQIFQGVGEVHEKLESFVSEDSEVHEKIESFVSEDGKVHENLESFVSEDSNVYEPPAYTSSAVSEDSNSYESPPYESSESYENSEFR; from the exons ATGGATTTCGATTTCCAGAAGAATCGTGTTCAAATTCTTATCTTTATCGTTGGAATCGTTGCTCTCAGCATCACTG CTGATAAATGTAGGCAACTGGTTGGTGAAGATTCTTCGTCCCAGAGTGGAAAGTTCACAATCTTTAACTGCTTTGACATGAGCACTGGAACCCTGGCATGCGCAGTGAAAGAAGGTGTGAAGCTGTATTTCTACAACATCAGGTCTTCTCACGTTGAGAAGGCAAGGACTCGTGCAATCGAGCATGCTTTACTTGATGCATTGGGACAGGGAATGTCTGCAAAAGATGCAGCAAAACAAGCACAGACAGAAGGGGCAAAGGCTGCAAAACTGGCAATCCGACAAGCAAGACGCATTATAGGTCCCATTGTTTCTTCTGGCTGGGATTTCTTTGAAGCTGTGTATTATGGTGGCACCATAACAGAAGGATTCCTGAGGGGCAGTGGGACATTGTTTGGTGCATATACTGGAGGGTTTCTTGGCGAGGCAAAGCTTGGACGCCCTGGCTATCTGGTTGGAAGTCATCTGGGCAGTTGGGTTGGAGGCAGGATAGGACTCATGGTATATGATGTGGTTAATGGAGTGCATCTCTTGCTTCAAATTTTCCAAGGAGTTGGTGAAGTTCATGAGAAGCTTGAAAGTTTTGTTTCTGAGGATAGTGAAGTACATGAGAAGATTGAAAGTTTCGTTTCTGAGGATGGTAAAGTTCATGAGAACCTTGAAAGTTTTGTTTCTGAGGACTCCAATGTCTATGAACCTCCTGCATACACAAGCTCTGCTGTTTCTGAAGACTCCAATTCCTATGAATCTCCGCCCTATGAAAGCTCTGAATCATATGAAAATTCTGAGTTTAGATGA